GGTGCTCCCGGCGCTGATCTTGGTCTGGATCCGTGGCGAGACCACACAGGGACAGGCCGAACTCTATTTTCTGATCGCGATGGCCAACCTCGTCGTGCTCGCAGCGCTACTCGCCTATGTGACCCACCGCGCCAACGTACAGAACCGTATGCTGGCCGGGGGAGAAGCCAAGCTCCACTCGATCCTCGGCACCGCGCCCGATGCGCTGATCGTCACTGGCGATGATCTGGTGATCCGTACCTACAGCGCCTCGACCCCCCTGATGTGGCGGTGCGGTGATATGGAACTGACCGGCAAGTCACTCCACAGCCTGTTGGAAGCGCCGATCGACACGTTCGACAGCCTGGTGCGCACCCCGAGTGGCACGCGCGGCGGCGCGATCATTACCACCGGTCAGCGCTGCGACGACACGACCTTCCCCGCTGAGCTGCGGCTTGGCATCGCCGAGCAGGAAGGTGAACGGGTATGCGTCGCATTCGTCCGCGACCTGACCGATCGCATGGCGATGGAGGATCAGCTCAACGGCCTCAATTTCCAGCTGATGCACCTGTCGCGGCAGAACGCGATGGGCGAACTGGCCGGCGACATCGCACATGAAATCAACCAGCCGCTGACCGCCGCGACCAATTATGCCTCAACCGCCGCCTATGTGCTGGACCAGCGCGGCGACGCCGACAAGGCCCGCGACTATCTCAAGGAAATCAGCGCCCAGCTCCTGCGCGCGGGGGGAATTATCAGCCGGCTGCGCGCCTTTCTCGCCAATCGTGAAATCGAGCTGCGCCGCGAGTCGCTGGACGTCGTGGTAAAGGACGCGGTGAATCTGGTACGCATTGGATCGCGGCGGATGCGGGGTCAGGTAAAGGTGGACATCCCGTTCGACACACCCCCAGTCTATGTCGACCGCATCCAGATTCAGCAGGTGATGGTCAATCTGCTCCGCAATTCGTTCGAGGCATGCGAAGAGGCCGGGCGCGAGGCGCGGATTGACATTGTCGCGCGCCGATCGGGCGACCACCTGGTCGAGATCGAAGTATCCGACAATGGTGCCGGTCTGCCCGAGGGATTCGCCGAACGGCTGGGCCAGCGTTTCTCCTCGACCAAGGGCGAAACCGGGCTCGGCATCGGCCTCAACATCTCAAAACGAATCGTCGAGGCGCATGGCGGCACGCTGGTCGCCGAAAGTCTCCAGCCGCATGGTGCCGCCTTCCGCTTCACCGTCCCTGCGCTGGGCGACGCAGCGCAGATGGAAAGCGCCGCCGCTAGCTCTTGATCTTCCAGCCCGAGCGCAACAGCGCATAGCAGGCGAGCGCCAGCGCGACGTCGAGCGCGAGGATTACCGCGCTCCCGACCAGGATTGGCGAATCGGCGACGCCCAGGAACCCGTAACGAAAACCCGAGATGATGTAGAAAAAGGGGTTGGCGTGACTGATCGCCTGAAACAGCGGTGACAGGCGATCGACTGAATAAAAGGTCCCCGACAGCAGGGCGAGCGGCGCGACCACGAAGTTGGTGACCGCAGCGGCATGGTCGAACTTCTCCGCCCAGATCGAGGTGAGCACCCCCATCAGCGCAAGGAACAAGGAGCCGAGCAGACCGAACCACAGGATCGCCCAAAAATGCACCGGGGTAACGGTGACCCCGGGCCACAGCGCCATCGCCAGCCACACTGCCGCACCGACGCAGAAGGCGCGGGTGACGGCTCCACCGCACAGCGCCGCGAGCAGTTCGCCGGTCGACAGCGGCGGCATCAGATAATCGACGATCGTCCCCTGAATCTTGCCGACCAGCAGCGAAAAGCTGGCGTTGGCGAAGGCGTTCTGGAGCATTCCCATGACGATCAGGCCGGGCGCGAGAAAGTTGGCAAAGGGAACCGCGGTGCCACCGAGCGTCACCGTGCGCCCGCCTCCGCCCAAAGCGACCGTGAAAACCACCAGAAATAACAACGTCGTGACTGCCGGTGCCCATACCGTCTGGAGCTGCACCTTGAAGAAACGGCGCACCTCCTTCACATAGAGGGTCCACAGCCCGCCCCAATTCACGTTACGGATTACCGGAACGCCGGGGCCGGCGATCATGCTTTC
The genomic region above belongs to Sphingomonas sp. J315 and contains:
- a CDS encoding sensor histidine kinase, which produces MLALKGAEIRGRGPITLSVAFAAAAALMPLVVLSGWQFDVPVLRGLGAARYPILPGTALVFLLMSMAAVLHAIGYRCASRLILLLPATYLGIVLIQHLTDIDIGISRLIFAEKLELAPLRGRRIIPLGPLVVLGLLVTALFLLGARRRETRWWAGPAASIALAGMLLLLTFTLGGQVSANIRFFGVTIASSAPIILLCASILTAADLPRDVATSPVSPWNTLQRIQPVIIVAAVLPALILVWIRGETTQGQAELYFLIAMANLVVLAALLAYVTHRANVQNRMLAGGEAKLHSILGTAPDALIVTGDDLVIRTYSASTPLMWRCGDMELTGKSLHSLLEAPIDTFDSLVRTPSGTRGGAIITTGQRCDDTTFPAELRLGIAEQEGERVCVAFVRDLTDRMAMEDQLNGLNFQLMHLSRQNAMGELAGDIAHEINQPLTAATNYASTAAYVLDQRGDADKARDYLKEISAQLLRAGGIISRLRAFLANREIELRRESLDVVVKDAVNLVRIGSRRMRGQVKVDIPFDTPPVYVDRIQIQQVMVNLLRNSFEACEEAGREARIDIVARRSGDHLVEIEVSDNGAGLPEGFAERLGQRFSSTKGETGLGIGLNISKRIVEAHGGTLVAESLQPHGAAFRFTVPALGDAAQMESAAASS
- a CDS encoding ABC transporter permease — translated: MTDQSPPPESMIAGPGVPVIRNVNWGGLWTLYVKEVRRFFKVQLQTVWAPAVTTLLFLVVFTVALGGGGRTVTLGGTAVPFANFLAPGLIVMGMLQNAFANASFSLLVGKIQGTIVDYLMPPLSTGELLAALCGGAVTRAFCVGAAVWLAMALWPGVTVTPVHFWAILWFGLLGSLFLALMGVLTSIWAEKFDHAAAVTNFVVAPLALLSGTFYSVDRLSPLFQAISHANPFFYIISGFRYGFLGVADSPILVGSAVILALDVALALACYALLRSGWKIKS